The genome window AAATCGAGCAAGGGTACGTTCATGCATTTTCCTCTTGGGTATCCGGCGCCGTCGTTTCGATTTCCAACAACCGGATTTCATCGGAGGACGGGTTTTCGATCCGGATCGTCTCCATCGGTGTCACCGAAACGGCGCTGCCGGGTGTCAGCCGGATTTCACGGTCATTCTGGAGGATTCTGGCCGTTCCGTCAACCGAAACAAGGGTTTTGACACCTGGACCTTCATCGTGGATTTCGGCGCATTCTTTCGGGAACATATTGAGCCGGTGCACCCGGTATCCGGGTTTTGCCTCCAGTGTCGTCCGGCTGCCCCACGGTGTGGTCACGGTCGTGTGTTTCTGGGCCTGAAGCCGTTTCTGGGCCTTGAGAATGGCGACGATTTCCTTCACATCCCGGCTCGTTTCCATGTCCGAGACGAAGATGGCGTCCGGGGTTTCCACGATGACGATATGCGAGAGCCGGTTGATGGCGATCAGACGCTCGTGGCTCATCACGAAGCAATGATCGCTTTGCTGAACGATCACGTCGCCGTTCAGGACGTTGTTGGCTTCATCCTTGGGCAGGAAATCATAGAGGGATTTCCAGGACCCGATGTCACTCCAGCCCAGATCGGCCGGCAGTACGACGCCGATCTTCGTTTGTTCCATGACGGCCACATCGATGGAGACATTGGGCAGGCTGGCGTAATCTTCCAAGGCAAGGGAAGGCGAGCCGTTCATCATCTGGCGGAAGCGCTCGCTC of Desulfatirhabdium butyrativorans DSM 18734 contains these proteins:
- a CDS encoding mannose-1-phosphate guanylyltransferase/mannose-6-phosphate isomerase, producing MTSKAIPVYPVLLAGGSGTRLWPVSRELFPKQLAKLFGEDSLIQATIKRLSPALDTGLVRIVCGKDHESDIGRHLREIGIDPQNKIITEPCGRNTAPAILLALRHILQEVDDAVVFIFPADHVIRHPKRFQEKLLAAQRLAEAGHIVTFGIKPYYPETGYGYIEGGDPAGEAALSIRRFVEKPDRRTAEVYLASGNFFWNSGMFAFRASVMAREFARLQPDMSERFRQMMNGSPSLALEDYASLPNVSIDVAVMEQTKIGVVLPADLGWSDIGSWKSLYDFLPKDEANNVLNGDVIVQQSDHCFVMSHERLIAINRLSHIVIVETPDAIFVSDMETSRDVKEIVAILKAQKRLQAQKHTTVTTPWGSRTTLEAKPGYRVHRLNMFPKECAEIHDEGPGVKTLVSVDGTARILQNDREIRLTPGSAVSVTPMETIRIENPSSDEIRLLEIETTAPDTQEENA